TAGCATGCCTAGTTATACCTCATTCCCAACCAAATTTGTAGAAAGTGACTACGAATTGATAATTGATAGAAACATTTCCtgaacttaattaattatgaggCTATATGTTAAGTTAATGACACTCGTTTTATTTTATCCCGTGAAACTTCTCGTAAGATGCACCTCGCCTCCTcctcattattaaaaaaaaaaacaagaaaataatattctGTTTTTCTGATAGCCATTTTGtgatactaaaaatatttttgtttagattaacTGATACCAGAttcttttagtttaatttataatttttcatataagtATTTTACGATAAATGTATTATGTTTGAATCGAAtataatcattataaataataaagtaaaactaaaaatgTTATCCAGCATTTGAACCATGAAATTATCTCAGTTTAGTTAATAGTTTTGAGAGTCTTTATATGCTTCAAATTTTGTTATCGATAATTATCCTGCTCGAGTGCACCTCATAAAGATTATATCTAGCATAtgagaaaaaatagaagttcAAATTACTAATTATGTTAGAATAACTATATACTGACTAATCCATACAAGAGTAGTGGTATTTTTAGGGCGGTCAAATCCGCGAtaagtaatttcatatgcacggctccattatttttttcctcatgATGCTGCCTTATGCTATCAGTTGTACAAGtagttgtgacttgtgagtcAATGTATGTGAATTTGAAcgcaaaacaaaaaactaattcTTTACTGAATGATGTGCCTTGATGCTCAAACTTCTCAAACTtgtaacaattttattattgactAGGGATCACAAATGGAATTGATGTCACTAAATGGGACCCGTCATCTGATAAACATATTGCTTCCAACTATTCTGCTTTCGGGGAAGGTTGCTTTACACTTTTTTCCTTTATCAACCTTTCTTTGTATCTCATTAGCTGAAATTGTCTTATTGTAATTATATGTAATGTACAGGCCGAATGCAAGATTTCATTGCAGAAGGAATTGGGTCTTCTAGTGAGGCCTGATTGTCCAATGGTAAGTTTGTTATCTGCAATGCAAAATTCTATTCACTCTTACTCTTTCTGTTATTGACTTTGGCCGAAACTTGTAGATTGGATTCATTGGAAGACTGGACTACCAGAAAGGTATTGACCTGATTCGGTTGGCAATGCCAGAGCTCATGGAAGCTGATGTTCAGTTTGTAAGTGATTTTGTATGTGTTCTATAAACACATGATGTGTCAATCACTAATTAAATCCCtggcctataaaaaaaactaattaaatctCTGGACATGGTGGTATCAAAATGTAGGCTGTGTTTACTGGTAGGtataaaatatatcttaataTGCCTTTCTCTTTGTACAGGATACTGTTCATAATTTTAATCCATATATTGAAGAAAGCAAAGCTGAAAGCACCGAGTATGTTGTCCATGAGCTTTGATTTATTATTCCTCAATTATCCAATTGccatattttcttaataaactTTACAGCACTTTGGTCCAAGTCAAATTAACATAGTtatcacataattaaaaaaatggaaccTGTGTAATAAGCATgcctcttattttaatttgttgttgtgAATGACGACAGATAGAGATTTCCTTTGTTGATTACTAAGTATAATACACTgattagaaataatttaaatttgtaaaagaaaGTAAGCTTAGTACAGTGATTAGAAAAACTCCCATAAACCTGTGCATGCCTGGGTAAAATGTGACCGCATGTAACTTTGCGAATTATAAATATACTTTATAAGAACAGATTGTGGATGTGATCAATATgagccaaaaaatatatttttactatgACCAGCTGGGAAATAGATATTTCGTGTCTAATtgctttttcatttaaaaaaaataattagtggaTAATTTACGAAAGTAGTCattattataaagataaaatagtgaTTATGAatatagttataaaaatataataaatataaaaatgtgtacactaaaatatccaaTTGTCTTTATATATAGTCATAGACAAATCTAATGGCGGGTGGGGACTTTGGTGGTGCTCTCTAATCTGAGTTTTGTTTccttgcaattttttattttggtcattACTTTTTAATACAAACAAAAACTAGGTAAGAAAAATATGTGGTAGAATTTCTTCCTTTACTGATTGGTGTATACATCCTCCaacttatctttatctttttatttgatatgacCTTTGTGAGATCCTTGTGTAGAGGCGGAAGTACTCTTATATATACTCTATTATATAATAAAGTTTtgcttataaaagaaattaaataaaataacttctCAAACTAAGATGCATATTCTAGTTAGTAGTTTCtctcattttaaattaatttatacaagacaatcaaaaagaggttaaattaaattaaacttatctAACAActtctattttatctttaaaattattatttttaattttaacttaaaaatgatttttaagcaTGTAAATAAGTCACCATGGTGAAAATTTTGGGTAGAgttgaggtatttttttttgtaaatacaaCTTCTCTCTCCTACTTTTTCCGAATATACACTACTTTGCAATTTAATTTCCAATGTACACTACTTGGgattttctctctcctttttgtttttcttaatttaaaatattttaaatataaatattatattatataattttttaattggatttaaaattacttatttattaaattaaattttataattttgtttttttgatttttttaaagaaaatgatattattaaatataattatttttattttattatttaatttacttaacatattgtttaggtgaatatttttatttaaaatctaaattttctaatataattatttttaatataattatattactaaatataattagtttgtttatgtcattagatttaattaaaaacgaGAAGACTCtttgtttaacaatttatttatagaagaataTTACATGGGATCAACATTGACAGATTTATAGACCGTCATGACATGAGAACACGGTAAGTGTTTAGCCTGATTTTCAATATACCAGTTActactatttaaaattttatatttattgtataagATAGATGTATCAATTATCTTTTTACTGTATttcttagtttattttaatactactaactaattttcttatttttgaattaacgaacataaaaaaaatatcaacagcacataaatttaactacaaaagtacatttaaagtaactaaaaaattatactctaattttatctatcttttttatttttctttatctatatactttttctttaaaaaaataaaataaaaattataaaatttaatttaataaataagtaattttaaaaccaataaaaaattatataatataatatttaaattttataatattttaaattaaaaaaaaagaaagtcccAAGTAGTGTATAATGAGAATTAAACTACAGAGTAGTGTAGattaaaaaaggagagagaatgtgtatttacgaaaaaaaaaatctagagtTGACGTCAATAATTATCAATActaatatatttctattttatagcaggttgaaaaaaaattatttctggatatcaaaacattgttttttttttttgttaaaatgtatttttaaacaCTTCTATTTGAGCATATTATTATTTACGACAaaaatttctcttaaatattaaatatatatttgaaaaatgtactttttagtcctactatgttttttttctctctttctaacATATTTAAGTGAAGTATAAACTAACTAGCTTTCTAAATCTATTGAATTGCttcctgctttttttttttgacacggTCAAAGATAACTTTACAACCCCAAAATACAAGATGAATATGCTCATTATATATTGTTTGACATTATTTTGAACTTCACTCATAGGTGGACATTTTCTCCGGTGACAAAGGATAGCATGTTAGCGGTAAGCTTGATTTCTTGTCGaggaaaaatcattatttttcatactttgacaacatcttaatattttaatctaGATGATTCTATGTTATTTGTCTTTTGCAAATTCATATGAGGTTGTCTTTTGTCTCGTTGGTTATCAAAAGGTTACGTTAAGAAGAGAGAACGAGAGACATGAGATGAATTATGTTTGAATTAGACAggaaaacatatatttatattataggaGTCATAAATACAAGGGCAATTACACATAATTACAAGAACATACACTTACTCGAATTAACATATAtacataacatatatataatctGTCCTGTTTACTTAAATactataattaaattacttttctaAGAGTTGTAATACAAGTTTGTAGTTGTGAAAGCTCTCATtgtcttccttttccttttgtcaCAATACAGATAATGTATTGTGGGATCTGCCACACGGACCTCCACTATGCTAAAATTGAATGGGGCATCACTATGTATCCTGTAGTAACCGGGtaagtatattatatttatatctgTTAATGTTAGTAATTAGTATTGTTAGCGGAGGATTCGAagcaattaattaatgtatgtatgtatgttaaTTGTGTTTGGCGGCCTCATGTTTGGAATGTGAGCACTGCAAGACCAATTaggaaaattactgtgaaaagtTACAAGTTGTAATAATTGTCTTATAAAgcatacattctaagacggttgtcaCGAaacaaccatcttagaaagttgacattctaagatggttatcaCATCATGATCGTCATAGAAAGCAAGGTCTGACTGACTTTCTAAGACGATCGTGACATAATAATTGTATTAGAATGTCTATtcttctaagatggttattaaacaactgtcttagaatgtcaactttttaagacggttattacatcagaaccgtcttagaaagtaggGTTTGATAGATTTTCTAAGACATTTATGATGCAATAAGCATTTTAAAATGTCaaccttctaagacggttatgatgtaataaccgtcttagaaaattttcatttttgatgtTAACTATAACAACGATCAAGAACTGACAGGTATATCTACCATGAAATGTATTGAGATTAAGAGATAAATACTCATCTCAGTTATAAATGAAAATGTACACTTATGAATGCTAATATATTAGTTGTAGAAGAATATTACTATtcaatttttacttattatctttttattatttatcatcaaTTTTTATTGTCTTAGTACGGTAATTCAAAGTGTACatgtatcaatattttttttactctcacATTGacaagtatttttaatatattaaaataaaatattatatataaaatatagcaCATAGgggtgtatatttttttttataaacacaaGTAAAAATTTTCACTTAATTTACCCGAAGAACAATTAAGCCGAAGTTGCATTAATATTTAAGTTATTATGGtgaaattatattcttttttattattataagtttaatttaGATGTATTTTTTGTGGCTATCTCTTTCTTCATCAGaagattttattgaatattttattttacaaacacaatatgaaaataattgtaACAAATATGgatgattattttaaatgaaattgtaaggaaaaatttagacttaaattatcatataaaatataacatatgaggataaatatttttataaaaataagtagtAAAATCCACTACTATAAAAAAGCTTTTTTAAGACGATAAAAAATAGGATACAACGACGGTCGTTGTAGAATCTCACATCGTGGAAACTTAAAACTTTCAACGACAGGTCAAAAAACATTGTCTTAGAAAGTAAGgaactttcaaagacggtgcttATGGCAACACCatcctttaattaaatattatttttaatttttgatattttttctacTTGATATCCtatcagaaaaaaatataaataattaaaaataattaatattaacatgATTGTAATTCAAAATAAGAGgtttatgtattatttatatttaatctatcatttaaatattaattttataaataaattttaatattaattacaagagattaagaaaataaaaattcctaagaaaatttcataaaaaatacaagttattataatttcatataaagTTATTATAATTCCTAAGacaaatttctaaaatttaataattatttttcaaaaaaaattagaggaccAAGTACCTCATCTTTGACAAGATCGATGATATTATCTCTTACAACATAcacaaagagaagctaaaaaaataaaaaaataaacactagatgaaaaaaatatttaaaaatttcacaaattcgtatttatagatttttaacttaaatttaaaataacaaaaaaagactATATGAAACTAACTAATGTAAGTCATGAAATATATGTTAAACAAGTAAGAATGAGAGCAAATAGCACTGACAAATCATACCGAAGAAATGTAAAATGGTAAAATGCAGCTAATTAAGAACCTTGATGCACTTGCATCAGAGGAGGGGTTTGTTGGGTTCTTATCTTCCCTAATCACCACACCATGATTTCCCTTTGTAATTTCAGTTTGTTCGCCAAGAGTTGCCAGGAGTCTCCAAAGCTGACATTCGAAAATTTTAAGCATGctaatgaaggaaaacaaagttaTTGGCTGACTGAGAATTTTTGTTCCTAATATTGAacaaagaacataagaaaataaaacctATCATATTATTTCAAACATAGTACACAAGGTCATATTCATCTATATGCATAGATGGATAGACCTAAATATGCTACACAATAaatttatatctatatattatattataagaatTGGTATCACCTCCTCATCAAGTTCCTTTTTTGGCATTTTCTTAACAATCTGAGGAGGATAACCACAAAATGTATTATACTTGTGCAGTGGGAAGTGAAAAATGTACCAAAAAAAGATTGATAGGTCATTCattcccttctctctctctctctgaatcTTGCTCCCTAATTCCCCTCCATTCGGCTATCGATATTTGTAGGGACAATGGATGATCTAGTGCCGTATGTGGAGAAAATTACCATTTTATCTGAAGAGTAAGAGAGAATCATTAAACCTGTGTCACATGGTCCAGCAACAAAACATCAATTTGGAGCACAAGAGTTTCATATTCTCCTGTCAAGTGTTGAAATTCAAGGCGTAGCCAGACGAAGGGAGACTGTTGAAGCGGAACCATATTTGTACCCACAGATGGTAGAGTGTGACCATGGAATGTATAACACACCACCAACGTTTTCTTAGTATCCGACATAGATGTATCAATATCCATTCGAAGGTCATCAAAGTGATACTTCTCCAAGCGAACATTCATTaggtggtgttgcggaaacatATCCCAAATTTTCATGGCCTACTATGACCCCTTCACAGCAACATGATGCTccaattccaacacctaatGCTCCATTAGGTACTCAATGGAATGTACCCggagcaatacctgatatggATGACTTATTAGGTATTGATTTACATCACCAATTTTCTGTTGAGGCTGACCAAGTTGAACCGGGGAGACATTGGGGCATAAGAAATCCTGATAGACAAGCACGAAGATGGGAACGACCATGCGGCACATCCTCACGTCATCAGAGACATCGTAATGATTGATTTTCATGTCCtgtttaaatatgttattgTATGTTTTCAATTTGAGACTTGtattatagtttattttatgaAGGTTTACTAATGGATGCAATTTATATCgtgcacaaaaatataataataaataattttaaaaacaaactgATCATGGATAACTACGATTTCATTGAAGAACACAAACtaaatacataaatcaattaatttaacaacTTCCACgttcagattgcattggacatcgaCGCCTGTTGTGTCCTTCTGTTCCACATCTACTATAATTTTGTCGGTGCTCAGAATGTTTgagccaatccatctcattgcttatccttgttgattttggccgacctttcgcatGGAGTGTACTTGGATCAAGGATAAGTGTCCATGagtcatcagaaggaggaattgttgcttcattcccaagaggtcaccattgtgcggagtaagcttttaagatgtgctcatttgtgtaaacaacatctacATATTGGAAGTAGTTCATGTTCACGTAACCACAAGTaacaataatgtgtgaacatggatagtgaagtgcAGAATACTTTCCGTATTGACAATAGTGgtcattcaagttaactgcccacttttgtccACCATGTTGCgttataggattgaaggtctcctctacttcaaaccttgtcgagTGGATATCATAGATGCAGACaatgtgcgaacaagcttgttcttaatttttttgaagttcTTAACCttagaacaatatacttgtcctacatttaattgtctttgggcttggcgacCATGATCAAtaaagtactttcgacaccgACTATATGTTGATTTCACCAAAGTTGTTATGGGTATGTTGCGATAATCCTTCAATACCTTATTTACACATTTtgagaggttggttgtcatgtgatCATATCTACGTCCTTCTTTATCATAAGCCAtggtccatttttcctttgaaatgcgatcaatccatgttgctatgaCTGGACTCAAttgacgaaatttttctaaattttgatcaaatatGTGCTTGCAAAGAGTGTAGTctgcataaaattagttagcaacaacaattttaagtaCATGTGATActtaaattaacatcatattataaattaaatcttacccaatttcttcaacatttctttttgtttggcattgtTGAATTTGCGATTGAAATTGCTTGCTATGTGTCAGACGCAGTaaacatgataaccgtggggaggttgccaaccaagtgcttcatTAGCAACAACAGACTTTATACTCGTGTGACAATCAGATAagagacaaataccatttttatttgtCACGTGTTCaggcaagtgtgccaaaaaacATGACCACGCTGTTAACGTTTCACCTTCATCTGCgacgaatgctagaggaagaacaccaccattttcatcttgtgatgtggccattaacagggtcccacggtatttcTCGTATAAATGTGtgtcgtcaacttgtatgattggcttataATAATTagaagcctctttacattgatCGAAAGTCCAAAATactctatgaaactgacggTGTTCGCGACTCACCCTATTTCCaacaataaaatcgtcatgcagtatttgaaaatagaatccaggagaatgattttgcatgtgttttAGCCACGATGAAAGTTTTGAATATGACTCTTCctaatcgccatattcaattgcaattgcTTTTTGTTTCGTCATccatgcttttttgtacgaAACCTTATAGGCAAATTCACtttttatcctttcttgaatcaaataaacttttattgatggatcttctctaaTCATGtctgttaataaaataaaataatttaaataaaaaataatgcaaaagtaggataatatgaacattagaaacgtacctactacacaagtggcaattaaatctgaatcaagctTGTCATGATCTTGTGTCATAGTCATATtcagacatgtgtgtggtccaccccattgtgtcacttttcatgaataagtttttttagataaaattgccctcatatgaAATAGGCAAGGacactttgttcttttattcgGGCAACAAACAATATATTTGTGCGATTTAGTTTCAACAACattaaaactttgatgcaccttcataacatattattttagtgcatttttttaccgcatctttactatcgaaatccatgccaacatataattcttgcccAACATTAAAAATCGAGGACATCTCCAAAccgcaaatgtcctcct
The genomic region above belongs to Glycine max cultivar Williams 82 chromosome 14, Glycine_max_v4.0, whole genome shotgun sequence and contains:
- the LOC121173421 gene encoding starch synthase 1, chloroplastic/amyloplastic, with product MELMSLNGTRHLINILLPTILLSGKAECKISLQKELGLLVRPDCPMIGFIGRLDYQKGIDLIRLAMPELMEADVQFDTVHNFNPYIEESKAESTEWTFSPVTKDSMLAIMYCGICHTDLHYAKIEWGITMYPVVTG